In Gossypium arboreum isolate Shixiya-1 chromosome 6, ASM2569848v2, whole genome shotgun sequence, the following are encoded in one genomic region:
- the LOC108485836 gene encoding uncharacterized protein LOC108485836 — protein MEMDNENECHHKSVQQIQHPFHKEHPLVLLTEESDEALKAYCDGCGELLSAPCFTCIHCNYHIHKQCVEAPFSLPNHPLHPKHSSSGIFIRKRPLFIRKRPHYDNDLVYGCVLCKEKRNMFFYECRACYFSIDIKCSYLSYSYKFNQQPKLNIHQHPLTVIESPVAIDVLIRFNCFWCHEPLIDTIYFCFDCPSFIIHKKCLDELPPKIDHPSHHKHPLFFNHSDSDRFCNLCQKEHSRHFYCCSLCHFNINLECTLLRSIIKDKRSHQHPFSLLWRQGSFICDACDTEGNYISYICLKCYIVIHKKCTSLPRIIKFSRHDHCIFHKYFLQTQELTK, from the coding sequence ATGGAGATGGATAATGAGAATGAGTGTCACCACAAGTCGGTCCAACAAATTCAACATCCTTTTCACAAGGAACATCCCTTGGTGCTACTGACAGAGGAAAGTGATGAAGCCCTCAAAGCTTACTGCGATGGATGTGGAGAACTGCTTTCTGCTCCATGCTTCACTTGTATTCATTGCAATTATCACATTCACAAGCAATGTGTAGAGGCACCCTTTTCACTCCCTAATCACCCACTCCATCCCAAGCACTCAAGCTCAGGTATTTTTATTCGAAAAAGGCCTCTTtttattcgaaaaaggccacacTATGATAATGACCTGGTATATGGTTGTGTATTATGCAAGGAAAAACGTAACATGTTTTTTTATGAATGTAGAGCATGTTATTTTTCCATTGACATCAAATGTTCTTATTTATCTTATTCATATAAGTTTAACCAACAGCCCAAACTTAACATCCACCAACATCCATTGACCGTCATAGAAAGTCCCGTGGCCATAGATGTACTCATAAGATTCAACTGCTTCTGGTGTCATGAACCATTGATAGATACtatatatttttgttttgattgtcCATCATTCATCATTCACAAGAAATGCCTTGATGAGTTACCCCCTAAAATTGATCACCCTTCCCATCACAAACACCCTTTGTTCTTTAATCATAGTGATAGTGATCGCTTTTGCAACCTATGCCAAAAGGAACATTCTAGACACTTTTATTGTTGTTCTCTTTGCCATTTTAACATCAACCTTGAATGCACTTTGTTGAGGTCCATTATTAAAGATAAAAGAAGCCATCAACATCCATTCTCCTTGCTTTGGAGACAAGGTTCATTCATTTGTGATGCATGTGATACCGAGGGAaattatatttcttatatatgtttgaaatgttacattgtCATCCATAAGAAATGCACTTCACTCCCACGCATTATCAAATTTTCACGACATGATCACTGCATTTTTCACAAATATTTTCTTCAAACACAAGAGCTTACAAAGTAA